From a single Rutidosis leptorrhynchoides isolate AG116_Rl617_1_P2 chromosome 5, CSIRO_AGI_Rlap_v1, whole genome shotgun sequence genomic region:
- the LOC139846477 gene encoding uncharacterized protein — protein MEDNYMDSSTIGNVDSKVKHDEHVLSAEDLAWADSLLNSDIEQSEINMDILKEDLLDILDQHSEFIAPSENVHVKSNGTKPPKNSPSVVDEETSINNNSEDEEVTDVLHSLKQQPFLPNYKDEVMNIQYLDDDSDDDAGFVLAQSVIEPLSDDIFKVWDLGIPAEEDELDKQLKEALSEDDAGTKVTKKKGLKLESLDSLIDSIADLSLK, from the coding sequence ATGGAAGATAACTACATGGATTCTTCTACAATTGGAAATGTTGACTCAAAGGTAAAGCATGATGAACATGTACTCTCTGCTGAAGATTTAGCATGGGCCGACTCTTTATTAAACTCAGATATTGAACAATCAGAAATTAATATGGATATATTAAAAGAAGATTTACTCGATATTCTCGATCAACATTCTGAGTTCATTGCCCCTTCTGAAAACGTGCACGTTAAGTCAAATGGCACAAAACCCCCTAAGAATTCACCTTCAGTCGTAGATGAAGAAACAAGTATCAATAATAATTCAGAAGATGAAGAAGTAACTGATGTTTTACACTCATTAAAGCAACAACCTTTTCTTCCAAATTATAAAGATGAGGTGATGAACATTCAATATTTGgatgatgatagtgatgatgatgcGGGTTTTGTATTGGCACAAAGTGTGATTGAACCGCTATCTGATGATATTTTCAAAGTGTGGGATTTAGGCATACCTGCGGAAGAAGATGAACTTGATAAACAGTTGAAGGAGGCACTTTCTGAGGATGATGCAGGTACAAAAGTGACTAAGAAGAAAGGTTTGAAATTGGAGTCACTTGATAGTCTTATTGATAGTATTGCAGATCTTTCTTTGAAGTAA